From the Acidilutibacter cellobiosedens genome, one window contains:
- a CDS encoding ABC transporter ATP-binding protein, which produces MAMLEFKNVTKRFGGLTAVGNVDFTVDDDNIVGLIGPNGAGKTTIFNLITGVYKVTEGNIIFQGNEITNKEPYLIAQCGITRTFQNIRLFKKLTVYENVLTACHYNGNYNIVETFLRLPKCRKEERKLKGQTEELLEIMGLMDRKEMIADNLPYGLQRRLEIARALALNPQLLLLDEPAAGMNPDETEQLMSLISYIREKFGVSVLIIDHHMDLVMGICEKIVVLNFGCKLAEGTPSEIQGNSKVVEAYLGVEG; this is translated from the coding sequence ATGGCTATGTTGGAATTTAAGAATGTCACAAAGCGTTTCGGCGGACTTACGGCGGTAGGAAATGTGGATTTTACCGTAGACGATGACAATATCGTAGGGCTTATAGGTCCTAACGGTGCCGGCAAGACAACCATATTTAATCTTATAACGGGAGTCTACAAGGTTACCGAGGGAAATATAATATTTCAGGGAAATGAAATTACAAATAAAGAGCCTTATTTAATAGCCCAATGCGGTATTACCAGGACTTTTCAAAACATCAGGCTTTTTAAAAAGCTTACTGTTTATGAAAATGTTCTTACGGCTTGTCATTATAACGGAAATTATAATATTGTCGAAACTTTTTTGAGACTTCCTAAATGCAGAAAAGAGGAAAGAAAGTTAAAAGGCCAAACAGAAGAACTTCTTGAAATAATGGGGCTTATGGACAGAAAAGAAATGATAGCCGATAATCTTCCTTATGGGCTTCAGAGAAGGTTGGAGATAGCAAGAGCACTGGCATTAAATCCTCAGCTTTTATTGTTGGATGAACCGGCTGCCGGCATGAACCCTGACGAAACGGAACAGTTGATGAGCCTGATATCATATATACGGGAAAAATTCGGAGTATCTGTTTTGATTATAGATCATCATATGGATCTTGTTATGGGTATATGCGAAAAAATAGTGGTTCTAAACTTCGGCTGCAAATTAGCTGAAGGAACTCCTTCGGAAATACAGGGAAATTCTAAAGTAGTCGAAGCCTATTTGGGAGTGGAGGGATAG
- a CDS encoding ABC transporter permease yields MFVFHAIQKNISRHRKKSFLSVLISCMIVLFLLLYMGNIEKNQAQLLRLGRTIPVTGSICNMDGSQDVGLQIDFGMLKKMRNTGLVKDEVTAMEIWAALPGTYSESAMGILFRFEGTNSFSIFSSFAPEDVSYIDNYDESFLKGSEAVCIVRDRFMREQNIKLGDELEVEAYAPKYDDEGQIIDDFEKIGLVKMKVIGSYKSKTQSRNEAPYIISSDKFVESIYEGTNVKSYASAARFTLRDSLKINEFKDEMEKIGFLPTNMRSGFSRVGKALTINDETFIMSATQLTESLNMLKSFAPLIFIIVAAIGFISSYLLMQSRQHEFAIMRSLGTSKEKCFRIIFLESMILALLGSIIGAFVSGFIVNLMFKTTVTVLAVFLIFYMMGTAIALLLLNRFSVMAVLSKTD; encoded by the coding sequence ATGTTTGTTTTTCATGCAATTCAGAAGAATATTTCAAGGCACAGAAAAAAGAGTTTTCTGTCTGTTCTGATTTCATGCATGATTGTTTTATTTCTGCTGTTGTACATGGGAAATATAGAAAAAAATCAAGCCCAGCTTTTAAGGCTCGGAAGGACCATTCCCGTTACGGGGAGCATATGCAATATGGATGGCAGTCAGGATGTGGGGCTTCAGATTGATTTCGGGATGCTAAAAAAGATGCGCAACACGGGACTTGTAAAAGACGAAGTGACTGCGATGGAAATATGGGCTGCTTTACCCGGTACATACAGCGAATCGGCTATGGGAATTTTATTCAGGTTTGAAGGCACCAATTCTTTTTCTATATTTTCATCATTCGCACCTGAGGATGTTTCATATATTGATAACTACGATGAAAGTTTTTTAAAGGGAAGTGAAGCCGTATGTATTGTAAGGGACAGGTTTATGAGGGAGCAGAATATCAAATTGGGAGACGAATTGGAAGTTGAGGCCTATGCACCGAAATATGATGATGAAGGACAAATCATAGACGATTTTGAAAAAATAGGCCTTGTGAAGATGAAGGTGATCGGAAGCTATAAGTCCAAAACCCAGAGCCGCAATGAAGCGCCCTATATTATAAGCTCGGACAAATTTGTGGAAAGCATCTATGAAGGAACAAATGTTAAGAGCTATGCAAGCGCCGCAAGGTTTACCCTCAGGGATTCTCTCAAAATCAACGAATTTAAAGATGAAATGGAGAAAATCGGATTTTTACCTACCAATATGCGTTCAGGTTTTTCACGGGTGGGAAAAGCCCTGACCATAAACGACGAAACATTCATCATGTCGGCAACTCAGCTTACGGAAAGCCTGAACATGCTAAAAAGTTTTGCACCGCTGATTTTTATAATCGTTGCCGCAATCGGCTTTATATCGTCTTATTTATTGATGCAGAGCAGGCAGCATGAATTTGCCATTATGCGTTCCTTAGGGACAAGTAAAGAAAAATGTTTTCGGATAATCTTTTTGGAAAGCATGATATTGGCACTTTTAGGCAGTATCATAGGAGCTTTTGTATCGGGTTTTATTGTAAACCTTATGTTTAAAACTACTGTAACTGTTT
- a CDS encoding ABC transporter ATP-binding protein yields the protein MLKVDNLHVYYGGIHALKGVSIDINSGEIVTIIGANGAGKSTLLNAVSGFLKYKEGKITYKGENLPSNPSKVVKDGICQVPEGRLVFANLSVKDNLYLGAYLRNDNKKIKEDLEKVYTLFPRLKERENQIAGTLSGGEQQMLAMGRGLMSNPDLMLLDEPSLGLAPLLVQTVFDIIVDIRKMGKTILLVEQNAYKALSVADRAYVLEQGKITMKGSAKEIAENPNIKSAYLGTAKQKI from the coding sequence ATGCTGAAAGTAGACAATTTACATGTATATTATGGAGGGATACACGCCTTGAAAGGAGTGTCCATAGATATAAATTCCGGTGAGATTGTAACTATAATCGGAGCCAATGGAGCCGGAAAATCGACTTTGCTTAATGCCGTATCCGGATTTTTAAAGTATAAAGAAGGGAAGATAACATATAAAGGTGAAAATCTTCCGTCTAATCCGAGCAAAGTGGTAAAAGACGGCATATGTCAGGTACCGGAAGGAAGACTTGTGTTTGCCAATTTGTCCGTGAAAGATAATCTGTATTTAGGAGCCTATTTGAGAAATGATAATAAAAAAATAAAAGAGGATTTGGAGAAGGTATATACTCTTTTTCCAAGATTAAAGGAAAGAGAAAACCAGATTGCGGGTACCTTGAGCGGCGGAGAACAGCAGATGCTTGCCATGGGAAGAGGACTTATGAGCAATCCTGATCTTATGCTTCTTGATGAACCTTCTTTGGGATTAGCGCCTCTTTTGGTTCAGACAGTATTTGATATAATAGTGGATATAAGAAAGATGGGCAAGACCATACTATTGGTGGAACAAAATGCATACAAAGCCCTTTCCGTTGCCGACAGGGCTTATGTCCTGGAACAAGGGAAGATAACGATGAAGGGTTCAGCGAAAGAAATTGCCGAAAATCCAAATATTAAATCGGCTTATCTGGGAACGGCAAAACAGAAAATATAA